From a region of the Arachis ipaensis cultivar K30076 chromosome B09, Araip1.1, whole genome shotgun sequence genome:
- the LOC107615720 gene encoding uncharacterized protein LOC107615720, translating to MTLSSFLKVHSPTFRGTTNPTEADNWFQAMERALQAQHVPKNQYVEFATYKFEGEAQFWWHGARRLLQQDDVAVSWDAFRVEFYKKYFPNSVRAAKKLELLQLKQGSMMMAEYASKFEELCRFSMVCQGAPESYEEWKCIKYEGGLRTEILTVVGPMEVHIFSELVNKSRVVEEYLRKAVVEKNDCEEFYKNSQDRDLAPRSQDKYFAPRGQNFKRSGHAPQYSQDCNDYQKGDYHKGQGKEKQAGTHQENLRCSRCERYHPKVSCMVGLGLCYHCGLSGHVSRHCPNRKDQDASWS from the coding sequence ATGACATTGTCATCCTTTCTAAAGGTGCATTCTCCAACCTTTAGAGGAACTACGAATCCCACTGAGGCCGACAATTGGTTTCAGGCAATGGAACGAGCATTGCAAGCTCAGCATGTACCTAAAAATCAGTATGTAGAGTTTGCCACATACAAGTTTGAAGGAGAAGCTCAGTTTTGGTGGCATGGAGCTCGTCGTTTATTGCAACAAGATGATGTTGCAGTTAGTTGGGATGCCTTTCGAgtggagttctataagaagtattttccgaACTCAGTTAGAGCGGCGAAGAAGTTGGAGCTGctacagctgaagcaaggttccatgATGATGGCAGAATACGCTAGTAAGTTTGAGGAGTTATGTCGGTTCTCGATGGTTTGTCAAGGTGCTCCTGAGAGTTATGAGGAGTGGAAGTGTATTAAGTACGAGGGTGGACTTCGGACTGAAATTCTGACTGTTGTGGGGCCTATGGAGGTCCACATCTTCTCCgagttggtgaataagagtagAGTTGTAGAGGAGTACTTAAGGAAGGCTGTGGTGGAAAAGAATGACTGTGAAGAGTTCTATAAGAACAGCCAAGATAGAGATCTTGCACCAAGAAGTCAAGACAAATATTTTGCACCAAGGGGCCAAAACTTTAAGAGGAGTGGTCATGCACCGCAATACTCACAAGACTGCAACGACTACCAAAAGGGTGACTATCACAAAGGACAAGGCAAGGAAAAGCAGGCAGGGACTCACCAAGAGAACTTGAGATGCTCAAGATGCGAAAGATACCATCCGAAAGTGTCGTGCATGGTTGGGCTAGGATTATGCTACCACTGCGGATTGTCTGGGCATGTCTCTAGACATTGTCCCAACAGGAAGGACCAGGATGCGAGTTGGTCTTAG